The following proteins are co-located in the Plasmodium vinckei vinckei genome assembly, chromosome: PVVCY_11 genome:
- a CDS encoding actin-like protein, putative codes for MAQYNDVSSIVIDLGFENTKIGYSGDENPKNIFSSNVGVPLDLEEKIKNEIYRKCLCTKDEFYMFNLIYPLFYLQPRENITLKNCLYLDNKNNFNINEDVLEKILFMNINGDRSVYKLIQNRIKGFIGNKLYKQTDTGNEYIDADNINENDKNYTEVINNAQTDSEQNNYNHITNDPNNLMSTLKEWTEENGYFDLDVLENSYIDICGIKNMLNKYNNVSCGLNENMENFPYVFSLPNKRNKQIKTKIAELLFEKYKIPAIYFNSKSILTGFAYNKKVCSVVDVGSCYTDFSMCSDGIIDDKNYNIYNIGGTSVDMFLEELLQKYNNSSLVPYYESHKEKNMHTNNKASYNSDNVHIDYYTKAKYIPLRDLKSYLCEVANSENEINKAKNMTFNEHVDIYILPDGQNINITKFTNIACEIFFTPSLLNETAINNHLNNLYIKEQNFEGIPTTLFNMLQNIKSIEYRQDLLSNIILTGSSTLFQNFNERFINEFANLDMMNNGNFQNYQVLNNGKDFKKYSSWKGGSILSSFKNFNSFFVTRKEYEEFGFEIVNRKC; via the coding sequence atgGCTCAGTACAACGATGTTTCTAGTATAGTTATCGATTTGGGGTttgaaaatacaaaaattggGTATTCAGGGGATGAAAAtcctaaaaatattttcagtTCAAATGTTGGAGTCCCTTTAGATTtggaagaaaaaataaaaaatgaaatatatagaaaatgttTATGCACAAAAGatgaattttatatgtttaatttaatatatcccctattttatttacaacCACGTGAAAACATCACactaaaaaattgtttatatctagataataaaaataattttaatattaatgaagatgttttagaaaaaatactttttatgaatataaatggTGATAGATCAGTATATAAGTTGATACAAAATAGGATCAAAGGTTTTATAGGTAACAagttatataaacaaacaGACACTGGAAATGAATATATCGATGctgataatattaatgaaaatgataaaaattatactgAAGTAATAAATAACGCCCAAACTGATTctgaacaaaataattataatcatATTACTAATGATCCAAACAATTTAATGTCTACTTTAAAAGAATGGACTGAAGAAAATGGCTATTTTGATCTTGATGTACTTGAGAATAGTTATATCGATATTTGTggtattaaaaatatgttgaaTAAGTATAATAATGTTAGTTGTGgattaaatgaaaacatGGAGAATTTTCCTTATGTATTTTCTTTAcctaataaaagaaataaacaaattaaaacaaaaattgcTGAATtgttatttgaaaaatataaaattccagctatttattttaattcaaaatCGATATTAACTGGATTTgcttataataaaaaagtttgTTCTGTTGTTGATGTTGGCTCTTGTTATACTGATTTTTCAATGTGTAGTGATGGTATAAttgatgataaaaattataatatatataatattgggGGTACAAGTGTAGATATGTTTTTAGAGGAGTTgctacaaaaatataataattcatcTCTTGTTCCATATTATGAATCtcataaagaaaaaaatatgcacacaaataataaagctAGCTATAATAGTGATAATGTTCATATTGATTATTATACCAAAGCAAAGTATATCCCTTTAAGagatttaaaaagttatttATGTGAAGTAGCAAATagtgaaaatgaaataaataaagcaaaaaatatgacaTTTAATGAACATGtcgatatatatatattaccaGATGgacaaaatattaatataacaaaatttacTAACATTGCTtgtgaaatatttttcacaccatcattattaaatgaaaCAGCCATAAATAaccatttaaataatttatatataaaagaacAAAATTTTGAAGGTATACCTActacattatttaatatgttacaaaatattaagtCAATTGAATACAGACAAGATTTACTaagtaatattatattaacagGATCTTCTACCTTATTccaaaattttaatgaaagATTTATCAACGAATTTGCTAATTTAGATATGATGAATAATGGTAACTTCCAAAATTATCAAGTATTAAATAATGGCAAAGATTTTAAGAAATATTCTTCATGGAAAGGCGGAAGTATATTATCATCTTTTAAAAACTTCAACtctttttttgttacaAGAAAAGAATATGAAGAATTTGGTTTTGAGATTGTAAATAGAAAGTGCTAA